The Astatotilapia calliptera chromosome 17, fAstCal1.2, whole genome shotgun sequence genome has a segment encoding these proteins:
- the lrmp gene encoding inositol 1,4,5-triphosphate receptor associated 2 isoform X5, with translation MDYCTPQPSRRHNPVDSICRKLQTIQWRGDREPNSPFQIPKLSSNSYDSPQCGLRHNLEAILKKGTLHRDNREKEKTREMGMPSRAASQHSSVLLTTPSTPTCNRSTPANVTYTITSTLGERRCADGSDLRQVKTWQGYCSTPTGQSKDSPYFTFTRGPQSAQPDSERPSRSPPLSRNFTQSRSTLSYNVNFSSADNTNPAECELPYPALVVKRLSMGDGGPSVASEKGKENMAEISLICEENLLDTIFHACDTQRRGKVYVSHIVDYLRHTTSRSSEDSGLEELCNMLDPEHKDVSIDLDTYHAVMREWIDDCRNNGERPTEDDITQESVKLRDSLCARRSMLFNVTSGSLEAFGGEASRVEFETSELVYCVADLQMSNQKLQEEVKKLKQVVESMEESNQKLAEENEELHNQAKINQQLAQKEKMLKEEVEEMKATLSCTEEGRARASAHSKHVERENQSLIAKIASLQEENFKVTMETDELQRRITELCDINADLQMQIHSFDAVISEKDAVIVEKSRQIDELKAAVEEYSSITELLRVDKNKLERQMQMILPDLAGASLSLSVAYRMNQSSSGSLQTELALAQSPLEAPHGVDYLSTTSFASPLDETLDREVLLMLQGPSPEHMALEFKNLINKLKRDFRKETDSVLTSVRVLLDDHTQTEGDTSLQTVQAELDARRADWVLSLDQLAQYTDSLEKELIKMAGNMRRSRTEILHLSVRVQEQENQKRQLCEELEQLKTPQDSREASCQTPALEEEVGDDLDWDEEFAIQDFLKNELAERNCQVHDGQREERLEETGDKITDRGEEEDAEERWTVVDSGGEGDVRDTSTPLSVVTVEAQSGQGTVGEGRGSAACSESEPEVTCQPLQEDAVVPLSSHSQAVSVTQPEADALPDLPHSENNAGAEACENGQSDSCGPAETLRNSPDQNQTITPVSTPPTAADMVSPNSTSPGSDETISQTESQPTSVDHEGEEKRGKVDSTAGDMSYIKSLSQDQSASRSPAEDSTSLLPVLVEEEETVQDGAAGVPKAEPSTAGTGRLISSKPTTLSDSSPPQSASSVTHTSQSGSGMASTVSGPSHSEELTRTVEAVKEHKVQEDQNVASMATDTETEMLVIPDTFKDKNNLSPSDKEIEAEFQRLALGFKCDMFTLEKRLRLEERSRDLAEENVRKEVSSCQGLLQALSPLCDNDNQSMEIIQRLQKNLDILIQSMTRVSSRSEMLGAIHQESRIGKAVEVMIQHVENLRRLYTKEHAELLELRETLMQNERSFGSQTEKDDFRERRKQSSQYNKTARRSSMITISRAGPGNMHFDTSKTQDGSEVESERLTRRSPWPSPSSSPTSTEPGAAQSLSHSLTSSRTAAAVARGGRGLWLWLAMMVLLAGLLALLASLVMQPAVDAAPVGTGDSWMTIQQLLWPYTGLRYNGQPPV, from the exons ATGGACTATTGCACACCTCAGCCGTCGCGCCGGCACAATCCCGTGGACAGCATCTGCCGCAAACTGCAGACGATTCAGTGGCGCGGTGACCGAGAGCCCAATTCACCTTTCCAGATTCCCAAACTGTCCTCCAACAGTTACGACAGCCCTCAGTGTGGCCTCAGGCACAACTTGGAAGCCATCCTGAAGAAAGGGACCCTCCATAGAGACAACAGGGAGAAGGAGAAAACGAGAGAGATGGGGATGCCGAGCAGAGCAGCTTCCCAGCATTCCTCTGTCCTTCTGACCACACCTTCCACTCCTACATGCAACCGCTCCACACCAGCTAATGTCACATACACTATCACTAGTACTTTGGGGGAGCGGCGATGTGCTGATGGAAGTGATTTAAGACAAGTTAAAACGTGGCAGGGTTATTGTTCGACCCCCACGGGCCAGTCCAAGGACTCCCCTTACTTTACATTCACACGAGGACCTCAGTCAGCACAGCCTGATAGCGAGAGGCCGAGCAGGAGCCCACCTTTGTCTCGTAACTTCACCCAAAGTCGCAGCACCCTCTCCTACAACGTCAACTTCAGTTCTGCAGACAATACAAACCCTGCTGAGTGTGAGCTACCCTACCCAGCTCTGGTTGTGAAAAGACTGTCTATGGGAGATGGAG GGCCTTCAGTTGCCTCCGAAAAAGGGAAGGAGAATATGGCTGAAATCAGTCTTATCTGTGAAGAGAATCTGCTCGACACCATCTTCCATGCTTGTGATACCCAGCGCAGAG GGAAAGTGTATGTGTCCCATATTGTGGACTATCTGCGTCACACCACCAGTCGCAGCTCTGAAGATAGCGGATTGGAGGAACTTTGCAACATGCTGGATCCAGAACACAAAGACGTGTCAATTGATCTGGACACATACCATGCTGTCATGAGAGAGTGGATCGATGACTGCCGCAACAATGG GGAACGGCCAACAGAAGATGACATCACCCAGGAATCAGTAAAACTCAGAGACAGCCTGTGTG CCAGGAGGTCGATGTTGTTTAATGTGACCTCAGGAAGCTTGGAGGCATTTGGAGGGGAGGCATCCAGAGTTGAATT TGAAACATCAGAGCTGGTGTACTGTGTTGCTGACCTCCAGATGAGCAACCAAAAGCTGCAGGAGGAGGTAAAAAAGCTCAAGCAGGTGGTGGAGAGCATGGAGGAGAGTAACCAGAAGCTTGCTGAGGAAAACGAGGAGCTACacaatcaagcaaaaat TAACCAGCAGCTGGCACAGAAGGAGAAGATGTTgaaggaggaggtggaagaGATGAAGGCCACTCTGAGCTGTACGGAGGAAGGCAGAGCCCGTGCCTCcgcacacagcaaacatgtg GAGAGAGAGAACCAGAGTCTCATCGCTAAGATTGCTTCTCTTCAGGAAGAG AACTTTAAGGTCACTATGGAGACAGATGAGCTTCAGAGGAGAATAACGGAGCTGTGTGATATTAACGCTGACCTTCAG ATGCAGATTCACTCTTTTGACGCAGTCATTAGTGAAAAGGATGCAGTGATAGTAGAG AAAAGCAGACAGATAGATGAGCTGAAGGCAGCAGTGGAGGAATACTCTTCCATTACAGAG CTGCTGAGGGTGGACAAGAACAAGCTGGAGAGGCAGATGCAGATGATTCTCCCAGACTTGGCTGG GGCTAGTCTTTCTTTGTCAGTGGCTTATCGGATGAACCAGAGCAGCTCGGGATCCTTGCAAACAGAGCTCGCTCTGGCACAGTCACCACTGGAG GCTCCCCATGGAGTTGACTATTTGTCCACTACAAGCTTTGCCTCCCCACTGGATGAGACTCTGGACAGGGaggtgctgctgatgctgcaggGACCCAGCCCTGAACACATGGCACTGGAGTTCAAAAACCTCATAAATAAACTG AAAAGGGACTTCAGAAAAGAAACCGACTCTGTCTTAACTTCAGTTAGAGTTTTGTTAGATgaccacacacagacagaaggcGACACCAGTCTTCAG ACTGTGCAGGCCGAGCTGGACGCACGTAGGGCAGACTGGGTCCTCAGCCTGGACCAGCTGGCCCAGTACACTGACTCACTGGAGAAAGAGCTGATCAAAATGGCCGGAAACATGAGGAGGTCCCGCACTGAGATCCTCCACCTTTCTGTCAG GGTGCAGGAGCAGGAGAACCAGAAGCGGCAGCTGTGTGAGGAGCTCGAGCAGCTAAAGACCCCTCAGGATAGCAGAGAGGCCTCATGCCAGACACCTGCACTAGAAGAGGAG gttggAGATGACTTGGACTGGGACGAGGAATTTGCTATTCAAGATTTCCTTAAGAATGAGCTAGCAGAGAGAAATTGCCAAGTACATGACGGGCAAAGAGAAGAGAGGCTCGAGGAAACAGGAGATAAAATAAcagacagaggtgaagaggaggACGCAGAGGAGAGGTGGACAGTGGTGGATAGCGGCGGGGAGGGAGACGTGAGGGACACATCAACTCCGCTGTCTGTTGTCACAGTGGAGGCCCAATCTGGGCAGGGCACAGTGGGAGAAGGTCGAG GTTCTGCAGCCTGTAGTGAGTCAGAGCCAGAGGTGACCTGTCAACCTTTGCAG GAAGACGCAGTGGTACCACTGAGCTCCCACTCACAAGCTGTCAGCGTTACACAGCCAGAGGCGGATGCTCTCCCCGATCTGCCCCACTCAGAAAATAACG CAGGTGCAGAGGCTTGTGAAAATGGACAGTCTGACTCCTGTGGTCCAGCTGAAACTTTGAGAAACTCACCTGATCAGAACCAAACTATAACTCCTGTTAGCACCCCTCCCACAGCAGCTGATATGGTTTCTCCCAACAGCACCTCACCTGGATCAGACGAGACCATTAGCCAGACTGAGAG CCAGCCAACCAGTGTGGACCACgaaggagaagagaagagaggcaAGGTGGACTCAACTGCCGGAGACATGAGCTATATTAAG AGCCTAAGCCAGGACCAGTCGGCCAGCAGATCACCAGCTGAGGACAG CACAAGCCTGCTACCTGTGCTGGTGGAAGAAGAGGAGACTGTGCAGGACGGTGCAGCTGGGGTTCCAAAAGCAGAGCCCAGCACGGCAG GGACAGGCCGGCTCATCAGCAGCAAGCCAACCACCCTCTCTGACAGCAGTCCTCCTCAGTCGGCATCATCTGTCACACACACCAGTCAATCAGGGAGTGGCATGGCCAGTACGGTCTCTGGTCCAAGCCATTCAGAG GAGCTGACTCGCACCGTGGAGGCCGTTAAGGAGCACAAGGTTCAGGAGGACCAAAATGTAGCCAGCATGGCCACGGACACGGAAA CTGAGATGTTAGTCATTCCTGACACTTTCAAAGATAAGAACAA CCTGTCACCTAGTGATAAGGAGATTGAG GCAGAGTTCCAGCGTCTGGCACTGGGGTTTAAGTGTGACATGTTCACTTTGGAGAAGAGGCTCAGGCTAGAGGAGAGGTCACGTGACCTAGCCGAGGAGAACGTCCGCAAAGAAGTGTCCAGCTGTCAGGGCTtactgcag gCTCTTAGTCCTCTTTGTGACAATGACAACCAATCAATGGAGATCATCCAGAGGCTCCAGAAAAACCTGGATATTCTCATCCAGTCCATGACTAGGGTGTCCAGTCGCTCTGAGATGCTAGGAGCGATTCATCAG GAGAGTCGTATTGGAAAGGCTGTGGAGGTAATGATTCAGCACGTGGAGAACCTCAGGAGATTGTACACCAAAGAGCATGCTGAGCTGCTGGAACTGCGGGAGACGCTCATGCAGAATGAGAGGTCGTTTGgatcacaaacagaaaaag ATGACTTCCGTGAAAGAAGGAAACAGTCATCACAGTACAACAAG ACAGCCCGGCGGAGCAGCATGATAACAATTTCTCGTGCTGGCCCAGGCAACATGCATTTTGACACA TCCAAAACACAAGATGGCTCAGAGGTTGAATCGGAACGACTGACCAGACGGTCCCCATG GCCTAGCCCTTCATCCAGCCCTACATCTACAGAACCAGGAGCGGCCCAGTCTCTGTCCCATAGTTTAACCAGTTCCCGGACGGCAGCAGCAGTAGCCAGAGGTGGCAGGGGTCTTTGGCTTTGGCTAGCCATGATGGTGCTCCTAGCGG GTCTCCTGGCACTGCTGGCCAGCCTGGTGATGCAGCCAGCCGTAGACGCAGCCCCTGTAGGGACCGGGGACTCCTGGATGACCATCCAGCAGCTGCTGTGGCCCTACACAGGGCTCCGGTACAATGGCCAGCCCCCTGTCTAG